From the Chiroxiphia lanceolata isolate bChiLan1 chromosome Z, bChiLan1.pri, whole genome shotgun sequence genome, one window contains:
- the CZH5orf63 gene encoding glutaredoxin-like protein C5orf63 homolog isoform X3 — MTCLSFLGWNAMCLWHLPQAPVLWRKECMETCTAGYVTALHRNKWPPLKDYWGKSLVRISRAAGFGVSIHMCFSVFTVTWRRSKERSRIIMWQILCTNVLVGVVPRTPVYQSMEVSKRRMMVLCFLSRTLQLARYSSSPLGRQLCSTSAKKPVLTLFTKFILQEVDITLPENSAWNDKYKYDIPVFHLNGKFLMKHRVDIKKFEDQLKKLELQK; from the exons ATGACATGTTTATCCTTTCTGGGGTGGAATGCAATGTGCTTGTGGCATTTACCCCAGGCTCCTGTACTTTGGAGGAAAGAATGCATGGAAACATGCACTGCTGGCTATGTAACAGCACTTCACAGGAACAAGTG GCCTCCTCTGAAAGATTACTGGGGTAAAAGCCTTGTGAGGatctccagagctgcaggattTGGTGTCTCCATCCACATGTGCTTCTCG GTCTTTACAGTCACATGGAGGAGGTCTAAAGAGAGATCCAGAATAATCATGTGGCAGATTTTGTGCA CTAATGTTTTGGTAGGAGTTGTCCCCCGGACTCCAGTTTACCAGAGCATGGAGGTATCAAAAAGGAG GATGATggtgctttgttttctgagcaGAACACTGCAGCTAGCAAGATATTCATCCAGTCCACTGGGGAGGCAACTCTGCTCAACCAGTGCAAAGAAGCCTGTGCTGACTTTATTCACCAAG TTTATTTTGCAGGAGGTAGATATTACACTTCCAGAGAACTCGGCATGGAATGATAAATACAAATATGACATacctgtttttcatttaaatgggAAGTTCCTAATGAAGCATCGAGTGGACATTAAAAAGTTTGAGGACCAACTTAAGAAACTGGAGTTGCAAAAATGA
- the CZH5orf63 gene encoding glutaredoxin-like protein C5orf63 homolog isoform X1, whose protein sequence is MTCLSFLGWNAMCLWHLPQAPVLWRKECMETCTAGYVTALHRNKWPPLKDYWGKSLVRISRAAGFGVSIHMCFSVFTVTWRRSKERSRIIMWQILCTNVLVGVVPRTPVYQSMEVSKRRMMVLCFLSRTLQLARYSSSPLGRQLCSTSAKKPVLTLFTKKPCPLCDEAKEVLEPYKRKFILQEVDITLPENSAWNDKYKYDIPVFHLNGKFLMKHRVDIKKFEDQLKKLELQK, encoded by the exons ATGACATGTTTATCCTTTCTGGGGTGGAATGCAATGTGCTTGTGGCATTTACCCCAGGCTCCTGTACTTTGGAGGAAAGAATGCATGGAAACATGCACTGCTGGCTATGTAACAGCACTTCACAGGAACAAGTG GCCTCCTCTGAAAGATTACTGGGGTAAAAGCCTTGTGAGGatctccagagctgcaggattTGGTGTCTCCATCCACATGTGCTTCTCG GTCTTTACAGTCACATGGAGGAGGTCTAAAGAGAGATCCAGAATAATCATGTGGCAGATTTTGTGCA CTAATGTTTTGGTAGGAGTTGTCCCCCGGACTCCAGTTTACCAGAGCATGGAGGTATCAAAAAGGAG GATGATggtgctttgttttctgagcaGAACACTGCAGCTAGCAAGATATTCATCCAGTCCACTGGGGAGGCAACTCTGCTCAACCAGTGCAAAGAAGCCTGTGCTGACTTTATTCACCAAG aaacCATGCCCTCTGTGTGATGAAGCAAAAGAAGTCCTTGAGCCATATAAGAGAAAG TTTATTTTGCAGGAGGTAGATATTACACTTCCAGAGAACTCGGCATGGAATGATAAATACAAATATGACATacctgtttttcatttaaatgggAAGTTCCTAATGAAGCATCGAGTGGACATTAAAAAGTTTGAGGACCAACTTAAGAAACTGGAGTTGCAAAAATGA
- the CZH5orf63 gene encoding glutaredoxin-like protein C5orf63 homolog isoform X2 encodes MTCLSFLGWNAMCLWHLPQAPVLWRKECMETCTAGYVTALHRNKWPPLKDYWGKSLVRISRAAGFGVSIHMCFSVCCCGILFSCSAFSCFAANVLVGVVPRTPVYQSMEVSKRRMMVLCFLSRTLQLARYSSSPLGRQLCSTSAKKPVLTLFTKKPCPLCDEAKEVLEPYKRKFILQEVDITLPENSAWNDKYKYDIPVFHLNGKFLMKHRVDIKKFEDQLKKLELQK; translated from the exons ATGACATGTTTATCCTTTCTGGGGTGGAATGCAATGTGCTTGTGGCATTTACCCCAGGCTCCTGTACTTTGGAGGAAAGAATGCATGGAAACATGCACTGCTGGCTATGTAACAGCACTTCACAGGAACAAGTG GCCTCCTCTGAAAGATTACTGGGGTAAAAGCCTTGTGAGGatctccagagctgcaggattTGGTGTCTCCATCCACATGTGCTTCTCGGTCTGTTGTTGTGgcatcttattttcttgttcagcattttcttgttttgctg CTAATGTTTTGGTAGGAGTTGTCCCCCGGACTCCAGTTTACCAGAGCATGGAGGTATCAAAAAGGAG GATGATggtgctttgttttctgagcaGAACACTGCAGCTAGCAAGATATTCATCCAGTCCACTGGGGAGGCAACTCTGCTCAACCAGTGCAAAGAAGCCTGTGCTGACTTTATTCACCAAG aaacCATGCCCTCTGTGTGATGAAGCAAAAGAAGTCCTTGAGCCATATAAGAGAAAG TTTATTTTGCAGGAGGTAGATATTACACTTCCAGAGAACTCGGCATGGAATGATAAATACAAATATGACATacctgtttttcatttaaatgggAAGTTCCTAATGAAGCATCGAGTGGACATTAAAAAGTTTGAGGACCAACTTAAGAAACTGGAGTTGCAAAAATGA
- the CZH5orf63 gene encoding glutaredoxin-like protein C5orf63 homolog isoform X4, with protein MCFSVFTVTWRRSKERSRIIMWQILCTNVLVGVVPRTPVYQSMEVSKRRMMVLCFLSRTLQLARYSSSPLGRQLCSTSAKKPVLTLFTKKPCPLCDEAKEVLEPYKRKFILQEVDITLPENSAWNDKYKYDIPVFHLNGKFLMKHRVDIKKFEDQLKKLELQK; from the exons ATGTGCTTCTCG GTCTTTACAGTCACATGGAGGAGGTCTAAAGAGAGATCCAGAATAATCATGTGGCAGATTTTGTGCA CTAATGTTTTGGTAGGAGTTGTCCCCCGGACTCCAGTTTACCAGAGCATGGAGGTATCAAAAAGGAG GATGATggtgctttgttttctgagcaGAACACTGCAGCTAGCAAGATATTCATCCAGTCCACTGGGGAGGCAACTCTGCTCAACCAGTGCAAAGAAGCCTGTGCTGACTTTATTCACCAAG aaacCATGCCCTCTGTGTGATGAAGCAAAAGAAGTCCTTGAGCCATATAAGAGAAAG TTTATTTTGCAGGAGGTAGATATTACACTTCCAGAGAACTCGGCATGGAATGATAAATACAAATATGACATacctgtttttcatttaaatgggAAGTTCCTAATGAAGCATCGAGTGGACATTAAAAAGTTTGAGGACCAACTTAAGAAACTGGAGTTGCAAAAATGA